A window of the Gemmatirosa kalamazoonensis genome harbors these coding sequences:
- a CDS encoding MBL fold metallo-hydrolase, translated as MYFERIYEPSLAAASYLIGDQATGEALVVDPVRDATHYLDVAAAHRLRITHVTETHIHADFASGARELAERAGARLLLSAEGGADWQYEFAADAGATLLRDGDEFQVGRIRVRALHTPGHTPEHLTFLITNDERATQPLGAMTGDFLFVGDVGRPDLLEKAAGIAGTMESGARTLFRSLQRFAEFPDYLQIWPGHGAGSPCGKSLGAVPQSTLGYERIANWALQIDDEDAFVRAVLDGQPEAPPYFGLMKRINRDGPATLGDRAAPRQVPAETLVHALREGLVIDARSTERFAAGHVPRTVNVPFGAKFATWVASLLPFDRPVFVVAESGSDDRVAEAARALALVGVDDFGGWFDARVLDVWAARHGPLEKTPQTTVSELRARLERGEVAVVDVRNESEWEAGHLPGVTHVPLARLAEEVERVRALAHDRPIVVHCQGGSRSAIAASVLQANGMSQVANLAGGYAAWQKAGLPVERDDA; from the coding sequence ATGTACTTCGAGCGCATCTACGAGCCGTCCCTCGCCGCGGCGAGCTACCTGATCGGCGACCAGGCCACGGGCGAGGCGCTCGTCGTCGACCCGGTGCGGGACGCCACGCACTACCTCGACGTCGCCGCCGCCCACCGCCTGCGCATCACGCACGTGACCGAGACGCACATCCACGCCGACTTCGCGTCCGGCGCCCGCGAGCTGGCGGAGCGCGCCGGCGCCCGGCTGCTGCTCTCCGCGGAGGGCGGCGCCGACTGGCAGTACGAGTTCGCCGCCGACGCCGGGGCGACGCTGCTGCGCGACGGCGACGAGTTCCAGGTCGGGCGGATCCGCGTCCGCGCGCTGCACACGCCGGGGCACACGCCGGAGCACCTCACGTTCCTCATCACGAACGACGAGCGCGCCACGCAGCCGCTCGGCGCGATGACGGGCGACTTCCTGTTCGTCGGCGACGTCGGACGACCGGACCTGCTGGAGAAGGCCGCGGGCATCGCGGGAACGATGGAGTCCGGAGCGCGCACGCTGTTCCGATCGCTGCAGCGGTTCGCGGAGTTCCCGGACTACCTGCAGATCTGGCCCGGCCACGGCGCCGGCTCGCCGTGCGGCAAGTCGCTCGGCGCGGTGCCGCAGTCCACGCTCGGCTACGAGCGCATCGCGAACTGGGCGCTGCAGATCGACGACGAGGACGCGTTCGTGCGCGCGGTGCTCGACGGCCAGCCCGAGGCGCCGCCGTACTTCGGCCTGATGAAGCGCATCAACCGCGACGGTCCCGCCACGCTCGGCGACCGCGCCGCGCCGCGACAGGTTCCGGCGGAGACGCTCGTGCACGCGCTGCGCGAAGGGCTCGTGATCGACGCGCGGTCGACGGAGCGGTTCGCGGCCGGCCACGTGCCGCGCACCGTCAACGTGCCGTTCGGCGCGAAGTTCGCGACGTGGGTCGCGTCGCTGCTTCCGTTCGATCGCCCGGTGTTCGTGGTGGCGGAGTCGGGGAGCGACGACCGGGTGGCGGAGGCGGCGCGCGCGCTCGCGCTCGTCGGCGTCGACGATTTCGGCGGGTGGTTCGATGCGCGCGTGCTCGACGTGTGGGCGGCGCGCCACGGGCCGCTGGAGAAGACGCCGCAGACGACGGTGAGCGAGCTGCGCGCGCGACTCGAGCGCGGCGAGGTCGCGGTCGTCGACGTGCGCAACGAGAGCGAATGGGAGGCGGGGCACCTGCCGGGCGTGACGCACGTGCCGCTCGCGCGGCTGGCGGAGGAAGTGGAGCGCGTGCGCGCGCTCGCGCACGACCGCCCGATCGTGGTGCACTGTCAGGGCGGGTCGCGCTCGGCCATCGCGGCGAGCGTGCTGCAGGCGAACGGCATGTCGCAGGTGGCGAACCTCGCTGGCGGCTACGCGGCCTGGCAGAAGGCGGGGCTGCCGGTGGAACGCGACGACGCCTAA
- the deoC gene encoding deoxyribose-phosphate aldolase — protein sequence MEAKRTPAKALRDASSVAGGTLSGARLLEPRPTLERPAPARDPHHDGSLERNPGTALDLDVVRALRVNRSAVERRAATIPTRRTVKKQWQAAWLLRAITCIDLTTLSGDDTPSNVLRLCAKARRPVRPDLLEALGVAQLNITVGAVCVYHRYVATAVEALRGTSIPVAAVSTGFPAGLSPLRERIAEIRASVDDGATEIDIVVTRAHVLRGEWNALYDEVAAFREACGDAHLKAILATGELATLTNVARASEVAMMAGADFIKTSTGKEPMNATLPYGVVMCRAIRAYEERTGYKVGFKPAGGIRAAKQALEYEYLMKEELGDRWLKPDLFRLGASALLTDIERQLEHFVTGRYSAAHRHPMV from the coding sequence ATGGAAGCGAAACGAACCCCCGCCAAGGCGCTGCGCGACGCGTCGAGCGTGGCCGGCGGCACGCTGAGCGGCGCGCGTCTGCTGGAGCCGCGTCCGACGTTGGAGCGCCCGGCACCGGCCCGCGACCCGCACCACGACGGCTCGCTGGAGCGCAACCCGGGCACGGCACTCGACCTGGACGTGGTGCGCGCGCTCCGCGTGAACCGGAGCGCCGTCGAGCGCCGGGCCGCGACGATCCCGACGCGGCGCACGGTGAAGAAGCAGTGGCAGGCCGCGTGGCTGCTGCGCGCGATCACCTGCATCGACCTCACGACGCTGTCGGGCGACGATACGCCGAGCAACGTGCTGCGGCTGTGTGCGAAGGCCCGCCGCCCCGTGCGCCCGGACCTGCTCGAGGCGCTCGGCGTCGCGCAGCTGAACATCACCGTGGGCGCGGTGTGCGTGTACCACCGCTACGTCGCCACGGCCGTGGAGGCGCTGCGCGGCACGAGCATCCCGGTCGCCGCGGTGTCGACGGGCTTTCCGGCGGGGCTGTCGCCGCTGCGCGAGCGCATCGCCGAGATCCGCGCCTCGGTGGACGACGGCGCGACCGAGATCGACATCGTCGTCACGCGCGCGCACGTGCTGCGCGGCGAGTGGAACGCGCTCTACGACGAGGTGGCCGCGTTCCGCGAGGCGTGCGGCGACGCGCACCTGAAGGCGATCCTCGCCACCGGCGAGCTGGCGACGCTCACGAACGTGGCGCGCGCGAGCGAGGTCGCGATGATGGCCGGCGCGGACTTCATCAAGACGTCGACGGGCAAGGAGCCGATGAACGCGACGCTGCCCTACGGCGTCGTGATGTGCCGCGCGATCCGGGCGTACGAGGAGCGCACCGGCTACAAGGTCGGGTTCAAGCCCGCCGGCGGCATTCGCGCGGCGAAGCAGGCGCTCGAGTACGAGTACCTCATGAAGGAGGAGCTCGGCGATCGCTGGCTCAAGCCGGACCTGTTCCGCCTGGGCGCGAGCGCGCTGCTCACCGACATCGAGCGGCAGCTCGAGCACTTCGTCACCGGGCGCTACTCGGCGGCGCATCGTCATCCCATGGTCTAA
- a CDS encoding alpha/beta hydrolase family esterase, with the protein MTRRVRMVAALVAVLLVAACAQLIGARGLTAAAPGETSFHTLHVGGRERSFLLHLPPAADSGRRVPLLLSFHGYTENANVNMEMTRLNEVGDRLGFAVAYLNGTGKLRFAGLTWNAATCCGSAERLRVNDVAFARAVVDTLAHALPVDSSRVFATGFSAGGMMSLLLACARRQFIYGAADVAGAMPDTTCATRARMAVLLVRGDEDVELEKDHTEHRHRNNHFYAVSFPGARRFWAAHNGCAPDARVDSTADYVLVSQLGCPPGRDVRELIVRGQGHIWPGGVRVWMFEPRPSPHVDASTIVARFLLDEDATARESMRAAHAGPGRR; encoded by the coding sequence ATGACGAGACGCGTGCGAATGGTGGCGGCGCTGGTCGCCGTGTTGCTCGTAGCGGCGTGCGCGCAGCTCATCGGCGCGCGCGGCCTCACGGCGGCGGCGCCCGGTGAGACGTCCTTTCACACGCTGCACGTGGGCGGACGCGAGCGGTCGTTCCTCCTCCACCTGCCGCCGGCCGCCGACTCGGGTCGGCGCGTGCCGCTCCTGCTCTCATTCCACGGCTACACCGAGAACGCGAACGTCAACATGGAGATGACGCGGCTGAACGAGGTGGGCGACCGCCTCGGCTTCGCGGTCGCGTATCTCAACGGCACGGGCAAGCTGCGCTTCGCGGGGCTCACGTGGAACGCGGCCACCTGCTGCGGCTCCGCGGAGCGACTGCGCGTGAACGACGTGGCGTTCGCGCGCGCCGTGGTGGACACGCTCGCGCACGCGCTTCCGGTGGACTCGTCGCGGGTGTTCGCCACGGGCTTCTCGGCGGGCGGCATGATGTCGCTGCTCCTCGCCTGCGCGCGGCGGCAGTTCATCTACGGTGCGGCCGACGTGGCGGGCGCCATGCCCGACACGACGTGCGCGACCCGCGCGCGCATGGCGGTGCTGCTCGTGCGCGGCGATGAGGACGTGGAGCTGGAGAAGGACCACACCGAGCATCGGCATCGCAACAACCACTTCTACGCCGTGTCGTTCCCGGGCGCACGCCGCTTCTGGGCGGCCCACAACGGGTGCGCACCGGACGCGCGCGTCGACAGCACCGCCGACTACGTCCTCGTGTCGCAGCTCGGGTGCCCGCCGGGGCGCGACGTGCGCGAGCTGATCGTGCGCGGGCAGGGGCACATCTGGCCGGGCGGGGTGCGCGTGTGGATGTTCGAGCCGCGTCCATCGCCGCACGTGGACGCGTCGACCATCGTCGCGCGGTTCCTGCTCGACGAGGACGCCACGGCGCGCGAGAGCATGCGCGCCGCGCATGCCGGGCCGGGCCGGCGGTGA
- a CDS encoding DUF2383 domain-containing protein, with amino-acid sequence MTVPTEPRGSLDASALAELNDLLALDHDAAEAYTIAIGALTNVGRRETVMRFRADHERHIADLTRVILRLGGTPVERAHIASGPFKLAMQALGAMGSDRAVMLAFKTNEAQVCEKYTRAATHATEWPEAISEIVSGAADDEARHYEWAADQLATLGVAPESVAGRATRAAETVQARLADGVEAAERHGRRGLEAARRGAAALRERLPERMPQRPSNRVLAVGAIAAGVGFLVTTAVARALRARR; translated from the coding sequence ATGACGGTCCCCACCGAGCCACGCGGTAGCCTCGACGCTTCGGCGCTCGCCGAGCTGAACGACCTGCTCGCCCTCGACCACGACGCGGCGGAGGCGTACACGATAGCCATCGGTGCGCTCACGAACGTCGGTCGGCGCGAGACGGTGATGCGGTTCCGCGCCGATCACGAGCGGCACATCGCTGACCTCACCCGCGTCATTCTTCGCCTCGGCGGCACGCCGGTCGAGCGCGCGCACATCGCCTCGGGCCCGTTCAAGCTCGCGATGCAGGCGCTCGGCGCGATGGGGAGCGACCGCGCGGTGATGCTCGCGTTCAAGACGAACGAGGCGCAGGTGTGCGAGAAGTACACGCGGGCCGCGACGCACGCGACGGAGTGGCCCGAGGCGATCTCGGAGATCGTGAGCGGCGCGGCGGACGACGAGGCGCGCCACTACGAGTGGGCGGCCGACCAGCTCGCGACGCTCGGCGTGGCGCCGGAGAGCGTGGCCGGCCGTGCGACGCGCGCGGCGGAGACGGTGCAGGCGCGGCTCGCCGACGGTGTCGAGGCGGCGGAGCGTCACGGGCGGCGCGGCCTCGAGGCCGCGCGCCGTGGGGCGGCGGCGCTGCGCGAGCGGCTCCCCGAGCGGATGCCGCAGCGGCCGTCGAACCGCGTGCTGGCGGTGGGCGCGATCGCGGCCGGCGTCGGCTTCCTCGTCACGACTGCCGTCGCGAGGGCGCTGCGCGCCCGGCGCTGA
- a CDS encoding ABC1 kinase family protein: MLLTPRYLPRLTATIGLFTRYGLADFAKQQGIQALAQPPEDDGALDGDTAKLAEGFRKRLVELGPAYVKLGQVLSTRPDLLPPAYIRELEKLQDDVPSVPFADIEHTVEEELGGRIGKLFSEFEHDPLGSASLGQVHAAWLRDGRPVVVKVQRPDIRQQLADDVEFFHELAAFLAAHTEAGARVDMVGVVQQLERALADELDYRVEARNAMTFRRSLADFPRILVPRVIEAYSTERVLTTERIRGVKIDAVSPLARLEHDFAPVADELTRAYLKQIVLDAHFHADPHPGNVFVVLPSTENPPTPTEARERDRRAVPREAATPLARMESQAQQRAAPQPPEIDAKLALIDFGMTARLPTSLREQIVRLMLDVADNRGDDAAETLIEIGQTLPGFDRAGYVREIASLMARNYDLTVGDVQIGSVLYELINISFQRGLRLPAELTLLAKAMFNLDAVTRALDATYNPIETIRDFGNQVMAERARRELSPRRLMQLASEGGNLVASLPHRLDLITQRLASNEFATRVEVPQVTQLTSALQKVANRIFSGVVLAGLLIASAMLLPYRRSLGTAGFVLAGALGLWMVLSILWSDRRDRR, translated from the coding sequence ATGCTTCTGACCCCACGCTATCTCCCGCGCCTCACCGCGACCATCGGGCTGTTCACCCGCTACGGCCTGGCGGACTTCGCCAAGCAGCAGGGAATCCAGGCGCTCGCGCAGCCGCCGGAGGACGACGGAGCGCTCGACGGCGACACGGCGAAGCTGGCCGAAGGCTTCCGTAAGCGGCTCGTGGAGCTCGGGCCCGCGTACGTGAAGCTCGGTCAGGTCCTCTCCACGCGCCCCGACCTCCTCCCGCCGGCCTACATCCGCGAGCTGGAGAAGCTGCAGGACGACGTGCCGTCGGTGCCGTTCGCGGACATCGAGCACACCGTCGAGGAGGAGCTGGGCGGACGCATCGGCAAGCTGTTCTCGGAGTTCGAGCACGACCCGCTCGGCAGCGCCAGCCTCGGACAGGTGCACGCGGCGTGGCTGCGCGACGGGCGGCCCGTCGTCGTGAAGGTGCAGCGCCCCGACATCCGGCAGCAGCTCGCGGACGACGTGGAGTTCTTTCACGAGCTCGCGGCGTTCCTCGCCGCGCACACCGAGGCCGGCGCGCGCGTCGACATGGTGGGCGTGGTGCAGCAGCTCGAGCGCGCGCTCGCCGACGAGTTGGACTATCGCGTCGAGGCGCGCAACGCGATGACGTTTCGCCGCTCGCTCGCCGACTTCCCGCGCATCCTCGTGCCGCGCGTGATCGAGGCGTACAGCACCGAGCGCGTGCTCACCACCGAGCGCATACGCGGCGTGAAGATCGACGCCGTCTCGCCGCTCGCGCGCCTGGAGCACGACTTCGCGCCGGTGGCCGACGAGCTGACGCGCGCGTACCTGAAGCAGATCGTGCTCGACGCGCACTTCCACGCCGACCCGCATCCGGGAAACGTGTTCGTCGTGCTGCCGTCGACGGAGAACCCGCCGACGCCGACCGAGGCGCGCGAGAGGGATCGCCGCGCCGTGCCGCGCGAGGCCGCGACACCGCTCGCGCGCATGGAGTCGCAGGCGCAGCAGCGCGCCGCGCCGCAGCCGCCGGAGATCGACGCGAAGCTCGCGCTCATCGACTTCGGGATGACGGCGCGGCTTCCGACGTCGCTGCGCGAGCAGATCGTGCGGCTCATGCTGGACGTGGCCGACAACCGCGGCGACGACGCGGCGGAGACGCTCATCGAGATCGGGCAGACGCTGCCGGGCTTCGACCGCGCGGGGTACGTGCGCGAGATCGCGTCGCTCATGGCGCGCAACTACGACCTCACGGTCGGCGACGTCCAGATCGGGAGCGTGCTGTACGAGTTGATCAACATCTCCTTCCAGCGCGGGCTGCGACTTCCCGCGGAGCTGACGCTGCTCGCGAAGGCGATGTTCAACCTGGACGCCGTCACGCGCGCGCTCGACGCGACGTACAACCCCATCGAGACGATCCGCGACTTCGGCAATCAGGTGATGGCGGAGCGCGCGCGGCGCGAGCTGAGCCCGCGGCGGCTCATGCAGCTCGCGTCGGAGGGCGGCAACCTCGTCGCGTCCCTGCCGCACCGGCTCGACCTCATCACGCAGCGGCTGGCGAGCAACGAGTTCGCGACCCGAGTCGAGGTGCCGCAGGTCACGCAGCTCACGTCGGCGCTGCAGAAGGTCGCGAACCGCATCTTCTCCGGCGTCGTGCTCGCCGGGTTGCTCATCGCGAGCGCGATGCTGCTGCCGTACCGCCGCTCGTTAGGCACGGCCGGGTTCGTGCTCGCGGGTGCGCTCGGGCTGTGGATGGTGCTCTCCATCCTCTGGTCCGACCGCCGGGATCGCCGGTGA
- a CDS encoding aldehyde dehydrogenase family protein, with protein MTTVAEIFETMEYGPAPEADAPVRQWLQAHDGKFGQYVNGRWTDVDDARLFDVQEPANGKRLARVSQGNEADVDAAVQAARAALPKWKALGGHARARYLYALARAVQKHSRLLAVLETMDNGKSIRETRDIDIPLVARHFYHHAGWAQLLESEFAGYEGAGVVGQIIPWNFPLLMLAWKVAPALAAGCTVVLKPAEFTPMTALAFAELAHEVGLPNGVLNIVTGDGETGKLLVAHEGVDKLAFTGSTEVGRIIRKATAGSGKKLSLELGGKSPFIVFDDADLDSVVEGVVDAIWFNQGQVCCAGSRLLVQEGVADRLYEKLRARMERLRLGNPLDKAVDIGAIVAPVQLERIRGLVEQGREEGAQMWQPSWACPAEGCFYPPTLFTDVSPSATIAQVEIFGPVLVAMTFRTPGEAVSLANNTPYGLAASVWSENINLALDVAPKLKCGVVWVNSTNLFDAAAGFGGYRESGFGREGGREGMWEYLKPAGTRDPGPGTRESAAPSPESRVPSPDGLPPIDRTPKLYVGGKQARPDSGYSRRVLGADGRVLGAVGEGNRKDLRNAVEAAHKAAGWAKTSGHAKAQILYYTAENLAARADEFARRIDDLTGRGDGRAEIDAAVSRLFTYAAWADKYDGLVHDVPIRGVALAMNEPIGVVGVACPDEAPLLGFVSLVAPLVATGNTVIAIPSEKYPLAATDFYGVLDTSDVPGGVINIVTGERDSLAKTLAEHDDVDAIWYFGPREGAKAVELASASNMKRTWTEWTPRAWRDARVAEGREFLRQATQVKNVWIPYGE; from the coding sequence ATGACTACGGTCGCAGAGATCTTCGAGACCATGGAGTACGGGCCGGCGCCCGAGGCGGACGCGCCCGTTAGGCAGTGGCTCCAGGCGCACGACGGGAAGTTCGGGCAGTACGTGAACGGCCGCTGGACCGACGTCGACGACGCGCGGCTGTTCGACGTGCAGGAGCCGGCGAACGGCAAGCGGCTCGCACGCGTGTCGCAGGGCAACGAGGCCGACGTGGACGCGGCGGTGCAGGCGGCGCGCGCCGCGCTGCCGAAGTGGAAGGCGTTGGGCGGCCATGCGCGCGCCCGCTACCTGTACGCGCTCGCCCGCGCGGTGCAGAAGCACTCGCGGCTGCTCGCCGTGCTGGAGACGATGGACAACGGGAAGTCCATCCGCGAGACGCGCGACATCGACATCCCGCTCGTGGCGCGGCACTTCTACCACCACGCCGGGTGGGCGCAGCTGCTGGAGTCGGAGTTCGCGGGCTACGAGGGCGCGGGCGTCGTGGGGCAGATCATCCCGTGGAACTTCCCGCTGCTCATGCTCGCGTGGAAGGTCGCGCCCGCGCTCGCCGCCGGCTGCACGGTGGTGCTGAAGCCGGCCGAGTTCACGCCGATGACGGCGCTCGCGTTCGCCGAGCTGGCGCACGAGGTGGGGCTGCCTAACGGCGTGCTGAACATCGTCACCGGCGACGGCGAGACGGGCAAGCTGCTCGTCGCGCACGAGGGCGTCGACAAGCTCGCGTTCACCGGATCGACCGAGGTGGGACGCATCATCCGGAAGGCGACGGCGGGGAGCGGCAAGAAGCTGTCGCTGGAGCTGGGCGGCAAAAGCCCGTTCATCGTGTTCGACGACGCGGACCTCGACAGCGTCGTCGAGGGCGTGGTCGACGCGATCTGGTTCAACCAGGGGCAGGTGTGCTGCGCCGGCTCGCGGCTGCTGGTGCAGGAGGGCGTCGCCGACCGCCTGTACGAGAAGCTGCGCGCGCGCATGGAGCGCCTGCGGCTCGGCAACCCGCTCGACAAGGCGGTGGACATCGGCGCCATCGTCGCCCCGGTGCAGCTCGAGCGCATCCGCGGACTCGTTGAGCAGGGACGCGAGGAGGGCGCGCAGATGTGGCAGCCGTCGTGGGCGTGCCCGGCGGAAGGATGCTTCTACCCGCCGACGCTGTTCACCGACGTGAGCCCGTCGGCGACGATCGCCCAGGTGGAGATCTTCGGCCCCGTGCTCGTCGCGATGACGTTCCGCACGCCCGGCGAGGCGGTGTCGCTGGCGAACAACACGCCGTACGGGCTCGCCGCGAGCGTGTGGAGCGAGAACATCAACCTCGCGCTCGACGTCGCGCCGAAGCTGAAGTGCGGCGTGGTCTGGGTGAACTCCACGAACCTGTTCGACGCCGCGGCGGGATTCGGCGGCTATCGCGAGTCGGGCTTCGGGCGCGAGGGCGGGCGGGAAGGGATGTGGGAGTATCTGAAGCCTGCCGGGACTCGGGACCCGGGACCCGGGACTCGGGAGTCCGCAGCCCCGAGTCCCGAGTCCCGAGTCCCGAGTCCCGACGGTCTACCGCCGATCGACCGAACTCCCAAGCTCTATGTCGGCGGCAAGCAGGCACGTCCCGATTCGGGCTACAGCCGGCGGGTGCTCGGCGCGGACGGGCGTGTGCTCGGCGCCGTCGGCGAGGGGAACCGCAAGGATCTGCGCAACGCCGTGGAGGCCGCGCACAAGGCGGCAGGGTGGGCGAAGACGAGCGGCCACGCGAAGGCGCAGATCCTCTACTACACGGCCGAGAACCTCGCCGCGCGCGCCGACGAGTTCGCGCGCCGCATCGACGACCTGACCGGCCGCGGCGACGGGCGCGCGGAGATCGACGCGGCGGTGTCGCGGCTGTTCACGTACGCGGCGTGGGCCGACAAGTACGACGGTCTCGTGCACGACGTGCCGATCCGTGGCGTCGCGCTCGCGATGAACGAGCCGATCGGGGTCGTCGGCGTCGCGTGCCCGGACGAGGCGCCGCTGCTCGGCTTCGTGTCGCTCGTCGCGCCGCTCGTCGCCACCGGCAACACGGTGATCGCGATCCCGTCGGAGAAGTACCCGCTCGCGGCGACGGACTTCTACGGAGTGCTCGACACGAGCGACGTGCCGGGTGGCGTCATCAACATCGTCACCGGCGAGCGCGACTCGCTCGCGAAGACGCTGGCCGAGCACGACGACGTGGACGCGATCTGGTACTTCGGTCCGCGCGAGGGCGCGAAGGCCGTCGAGCTGGCGTCCGCGTCGAACATGAAGCGCACGTGGACGGAGTGGACGCCGCGTGCGTGGCGCGACGCGCGCGTGGCCGAGGGGCGCGAGTTCCTGCGGCAGGCGACCCAGGTCAAGAACGTGTGGATCCCGTACGGCGAGTGA
- a CDS encoding alpha/beta hydrolase family esterase, whose product MPGRAGGEPAAVSAALARLALGLLALAAGCAPLLGARPLAAARPGATTFHTVRVGGRERSYMLHLPAGMTNDVPRPLVLVFHGNTGNATTVRAESNLDAVSDRFGYEVAYLNGTGSLRYADLTWNVRTCCGFALRHRVDDVGFARAVVDALATTEHADRSRVYAAGLSSGGTLALLLACDASDLVAGVASVAGTMPETPCEPARRLTVLLVRGERDDELARDHAENAARGSPAYATSFDAAQAFWAARDGCAGATVRDSTPLAAIVRSADCPTGVGVEQVIVRGQGHAWPGGAKPWWFSPAPSPLDGASLMLELFSRAAAR is encoded by the coding sequence ATGCCGGGCCGGGCCGGCGGTGAGCCAGCCGCGGTGAGCGCGGCGCTCGCGCGCCTGGCGTTAGGCCTCCTCGCGCTCGCCGCGGGATGCGCTCCGCTGCTCGGCGCGCGGCCGCTCGCGGCGGCGCGGCCCGGTGCCACGACGTTCCACACGGTGCGGGTGGGCGGGCGCGAGCGGTCGTACATGCTGCACCTCCCGGCCGGCATGACGAACGACGTGCCGCGCCCGCTGGTGCTCGTCTTCCACGGGAACACGGGCAACGCCACGACCGTGCGCGCCGAGTCGAACCTGGACGCGGTGTCCGACCGCTTCGGCTACGAGGTGGCGTATCTCAACGGCACCGGATCGCTCCGCTATGCGGATCTCACCTGGAACGTGCGGACGTGCTGCGGCTTCGCGCTCCGCCACCGCGTGGACGACGTTGGCTTCGCGCGCGCCGTGGTGGACGCGCTCGCGACGACGGAGCACGCGGACCGCTCGCGCGTGTATGCCGCCGGCCTCTCGTCGGGAGGGACGCTCGCGCTGCTGCTCGCGTGCGACGCGAGCGATCTCGTCGCCGGCGTCGCCTCCGTGGCCGGGACGATGCCGGAGACACCCTGCGAGCCGGCGCGCCGTCTCACGGTGCTGCTCGTGCGCGGCGAGCGCGACGACGAGCTGGCGCGCGACCACGCGGAGAACGCGGCGCGCGGCTCGCCGGCATACGCGACGTCGTTCGATGCGGCGCAGGCGTTCTGGGCGGCGCGCGACGGGTGCGCCGGCGCCACGGTCCGCGATTCCACGCCGCTCGCCGCCATCGTGCGATCGGCCGACTGCCCGACGGGCGTCGGGGTCGAGCAGGTCATCGTGCGCGGACAGGGGCACGCGTGGCCCGGCGGCGCGAAGCCGTGGTGGTTCTCGCCCGCGCCGTCGCCGCTCGACGGCGCGTCGTTGATGCTCGAGCTCTTCTCGCGCGCGGCGGCGCGCTGA